A stretch of the Serratia marcescens genome encodes the following:
- a CDS encoding LysR substrate-binding domain-containing protein yields MGRITFDLEDLRSFVTGVELGSFAKAAERLGRSTSAVSAHLKKLEQQVGAPILRKAGRGMVMTEAGETLLGYARRLLELNDEAAAAVRGLDLQGTVRLGLQEDFGETFLPQVLGSFARANPKVRIEARIARNAELIDWVLKGQLDLSLAWDGGLSTPFHQALGQRQLHWIASPGFALAPWREGDEPLSLVMFDAPCLMRSAATQALDRAGIPWRIAFTSRSLNGVWAAVNAGLGVTVRTAAGLPPGLAPLAPDLLPALGQLGVVLHRAEDQPSAAVQRLAQIVVERIET; encoded by the coding sequence ATGGGGCGAATCACGTTCGATCTCGAGGATTTACGCAGCTTCGTTACCGGCGTCGAACTGGGCAGCTTCGCCAAGGCCGCTGAACGGTTAGGGCGCTCGACGTCGGCGGTCAGCGCCCATTTGAAAAAGCTGGAACAGCAGGTCGGCGCGCCGATCCTGCGCAAGGCCGGGCGCGGCATGGTGATGACCGAGGCGGGGGAAACCCTGCTCGGCTACGCGCGCCGCCTGCTGGAGCTCAATGACGAAGCCGCCGCCGCGGTGCGCGGGTTGGATCTGCAGGGCACGGTGCGGCTGGGGCTGCAGGAGGACTTCGGCGAGACGTTTCTGCCGCAGGTATTGGGCAGCTTCGCGCGCGCCAATCCGAAGGTGCGCATTGAGGCGCGCATTGCCCGCAATGCCGAGCTGATCGACTGGGTGCTGAAAGGCCAGTTGGATCTGTCGCTGGCGTGGGATGGCGGCTTGAGCACGCCGTTTCATCAGGCGCTGGGGCAGCGACAGCTGCACTGGATAGCGTCGCCCGGCTTCGCGCTGGCGCCGTGGCGAGAAGGGGATGAGCCGCTTTCGCTGGTGATGTTCGACGCGCCTTGCCTGATGCGCAGCGCGGCGACGCAGGCGCTGGATCGCGCCGGCATTCCCTGGCGCATCGCCTTTACCAGCCGCAGCCTGAACGGCGTGTGGGCGGCGGTGAACGCCGGATTGGGCGTTACGGTGCGCACGGCGGCGGGTTTACCGCCCGGCCTGGCGCCGCTGGCGCCCGATCTGCTGCCCGCTCTCGGCCAGCTTGGCGTGGTGCTGCACCGCGCCGAGGATCAGCCTTCCGCCGCCGTGCAGCGGCTGGCGCAGATCGTGGTCGAGCGGATCGAAACCTAA
- the sseA gene encoding 3-mercaptopyruvate sulfurtransferase, with the protein MNSPFLVTPQWLAQHINDENLVVIDVRMSPVGLTPKKDMLAEFERGHIPGAVYFDIDEVADKNTALPHMLPTAAEFGAAVGKLGISERDTLVIYDEGNQFSAPRGWWTFRNFGARHVYVLDEGLNGWTALGQALATGPAQPEPQTFNARFNADAVVDMQQVEQALGTPVQILDARAAPRFYAEAPEPRPGLHRGHIPGSINIPYGELLENGRFKSLEALRQTFSDKGVDINGPIITSCGSGVTAAVLAFGLLSLGAPQVKLYDGAWSEWGQLSGKQPIAKD; encoded by the coding sequence ATGAACTCTCCGTTTCTGGTGACCCCTCAATGGCTTGCGCAACATATCAACGATGAAAATCTGGTGGTGATCGACGTCCGGATGTCGCCGGTCGGGCTGACGCCGAAGAAAGACATGCTTGCCGAGTTCGAACGCGGCCATATTCCCGGCGCGGTCTATTTCGATATCGACGAGGTGGCGGACAAAAACACCGCGCTGCCGCACATGCTGCCGACGGCGGCGGAGTTTGGCGCGGCGGTGGGCAAGTTGGGCATCAGCGAACGCGACACCCTGGTGATTTACGATGAGGGCAACCAGTTCTCCGCGCCGCGCGGCTGGTGGACCTTCCGCAATTTCGGCGCCCGGCATGTTTACGTGCTGGACGAAGGGCTGAACGGCTGGACCGCGCTGGGCCAGGCGCTGGCAACCGGCCCGGCGCAGCCTGAGCCGCAGACGTTCAACGCCCGGTTCAATGCCGACGCGGTGGTGGATATGCAGCAAGTGGAACAGGCGTTAGGCACGCCGGTGCAAATTCTCGACGCGCGCGCCGCGCCGCGCTTTTATGCCGAAGCGCCTGAGCCGCGCCCCGGCCTGCACCGCGGCCATATTCCCGGCAGCATCAACATTCCGTACGGCGAGCTGCTGGAAAACGGCCGCTTCAAATCGCTGGAGGCGCTGCGCCAAACCTTCAGCGACAAGGGTGTGGACATCAACGGGCCGATCATCACCAGCTGCGGCTCCGGCGTGACGGCGGCGGTGCTGGCGTTCGGCCTGCTGTCGCTCGGCGCGCCGCAGGTCAAGCTGTATGACGGCGCCTGGAGCGAATGGGGCCAGCTGAGCGGCAAGCAGCCTATCGCCAAAGATTAG
- a CDS encoding NUDIX hydrolase, with protein sequence MTDEAFGGAKIALLCDDRLLVYQRDDKPGIPWPGLWDLPGGGRENGETPLQCVQRETQEEFGVAIAECQVIWRRRYDGILPGSPPTWFMAGEIAPAQIAAIRFGDEGQRWQMMPVAQFIHHPQGIEHLRRRVAEFLLQSG encoded by the coding sequence ATGACGGACGAGGCGTTTGGCGGGGCCAAGATCGCGCTGCTGTGCGACGATCGCTTGCTGGTTTACCAACGGGACGACAAGCCGGGCATTCCGTGGCCCGGCCTGTGGGATCTGCCCGGCGGCGGGCGGGAAAACGGCGAAACGCCGCTGCAGTGCGTGCAGCGGGAGACGCAGGAAGAATTCGGCGTGGCGATCGCCGAATGCCAGGTTATCTGGCGGCGGCGTTACGACGGCATTTTGCCCGGCTCCCCGCCGACCTGGTTTATGGCCGGCGAGATCGCCCCGGCGCAGATCGCCGCCATTCGCTTCGGCGATGAAGGCCAGCGCTGGCAAATGATGCCAGTGGCGCAGTTTATTCACCATCCGCAGGGCATCGAACATCTGCGCCGCCGGGTGGCGGAGTTTTTGCTTCAGTCCGGCTGA